The proteins below are encoded in one region of Carettochelys insculpta isolate YL-2023 chromosome 32, ASM3395843v1, whole genome shotgun sequence:
- the LOC142004458 gene encoding olfactory receptor 10A4-like, with protein sequence MTRSARVADGNQTISDILILVGFSYLNQLQILLFLVLLVIYLATLMWNLLVILLIKLNPSLHTPMYFFLVNLSFLDICFTTSLIPQLLGHLLVEEKTISILGCAAQMCVFTTMGLTECCLLAAMAYDRYVAICHPLHYTTIMSSRVSALLAGASWFISISVEIAQTTWTFSLPFCGSNRIHHFFCNFPPVLQMACADTSKNVVVGLTVTVVFILGPFLLIVLSYVRIVSTILKLPSAEGRSKVFSTCSSHLMVVTLFYGTALIIYLVPKSSASLERDQVISLLNTIVAPMLNPIIYTLRNKEVKGALRRAVEKSLFHTA encoded by the coding sequence ATGACCCGTTCTGCAAGAGTCGCTGatgggaaccagaccatctctgacatcCTTATCTTGGTGGGGTTTTCGTATCTTAAccagctgcaaatccttctctttCTGGTGCTTTTGGTCATCTATTTGGCCACGCTGATGTggaacctgctggttatcctgctgataaagctgaacccctccctccacactcctatgtatttcttcctggtgaacctgtctttcTTGGATATCTGCTTCACTACGAGTTTGATCCCTCAGCTGCTGGGTCACCTCCTGGTCGAAGAAAAAACCATCTCCATTCTGGGTTGTGCAGCCCAGATGTGCGTCTTCACCACCATGGGCCTGACagaatgctgcctcctcgcagccatggcctacgaccgctatgtggccatatgtcaccccctgcactacacaaccatcatgagcagcCGGGTGAGTGCTTTGCTTGCAGGTGCTTCGTGGTTCATCAGCATCTCGGTAGAAATCGCTCAGACCACGTGGaccttcagcctgcccttctgcggctccaaccgcatccaccacttcttctgcaACTTCCCACCAGTTTTGCagatggcatgtgccgacacatcAAAGAATGTGGTTGTAGGCCTCACGGTGACAGTTGTGTTCATTCTGGGCCCCTTCCTGTTAATAGTCCTGTCCTATGTCCGCAttgtctccaccatcctcaagctgccatccgCAGAGGGAAGGAGTAAagtcttctccacctgctcctcccacctcatggtggtgactttgttctatggaacggccctcatcATCTACCTGGTGCCCAAGTCCAGTGCCAGCCTGGAGAGAGATCAAGTGATTTCTCTGTTGAACACAATTGTCGCACCGATGCTGAACCCCATaatatacactctgaggaacaaagaggtgaagggagcctTGAGAAGAGCAGTGGAGAAGAGCCTCTTTCATACAGCCTGA
- the LOC142004711 gene encoding olfactory receptor 10A4-like, translated as MSCSVRIPDRNETISDVFILVGFSYLNKLQILLFLVLLVIYLATLLGNLLVILLIKITPSLHTPMYFFLVNLSFLEICFTTSMVPQLLIHLLVEEKTISIAGCAAQMYVFTIMGLTECCLLAAMAYDRYVAICHPLHYTTIMRGLVCAQLVCASWFIGISVEVAQTTWIFSLPFCGSNRIHHFFCDIPPMLKMACADTSKNEIMVFTVSVVFILGPFLLILLSYICIFSTILKLPSAEGRQKAFSTCSSHLTVVTVFYGTALITYLLPKSSSSLESDQTISLMNTIVSPVLNPIIYTLRNKEVKGAFRRAVEKSIFAHS; from the coding sequence ATGAGCTGTTCTGTGAGAATCCCTGATAGGAATGAGACAATCTCcgatgtgttcatcctggtggggttttcatatcttaacaagctgcaaatccttctctttCTGGTGCTTCTAGTCATCTACTTGGCCACCCTGTtggggaacctgctggttatcctgctTATAAAAATAactccctccctccacacacctatgtatttcttcctggtgaatcTGTCATTCTTGGAAATTTGCTTTACTACGAgtatggtccctcagctgctgattcatctcctggtggaggaaaagaccatctccattgcaggctgtgcagcccagatgtACGTCTTCACCATCATGGGCCTTACggaatgctgcctcctcgcagccatggcctatgaccgctacgtggccatatgtcaccccttGCACTACACGACCATCATGCGTGGTCTGGTATGTGCACAGCTTGTGTGTGCTTCATGGTTCATCGGAATCTCGGTGGAAGTAGCTCAGACCACGTGGATCTttagcctgcccttctgtggctccaaccgcatccaccacttcttctgtgacatcccACCAATGTTGAagatggcatgtgccgacacctCCAAAAATGAGATTATGGTATTTACTGTGTCAGTTGTGTTCATCCTGGGCCCTTTCTTGTTGATCCTCCTGTCCTACATCTGCATTTTCTCCActatcctcaagctgccatcggcagAGGGAAGGCAAAAAGCCTtctccacatgctcctcccacctcaccgtggtgactgtgttctatggaacggccctcatcacctacctgctGCCCAAGTCTAGCTCCAGCCTGGAGAGTGATCAAACGATTTCCCTGATGAACACAATTGTCTCCCCAGTGCTGAACCCCATaatatacactctgaggaacaaagaggtgaagggagcctTCCGGAGAGCTGTagagaagagcatctttgcacaCAGCTAG